A single region of the Streptomyces sp. NBC_00236 genome encodes:
- a CDS encoding TIR-like protein FxsC: MVQLFLSFSGEDNGNGLVSDFFNDLCTEIGHITALAPDRLGYNYLDMRKAMRWRRELSEALGSCKVFIPLYSPRYFASPFCGKEWWAFSRRQADHILGTAGPEPEMIFPVIWEGVFDGRMSVPKAAADIWAKQPDLADRYAKRGLRQLVQLKHNKEYAPLYQEIIFALGKRLAELIDDSPLAAGVMSEDFDSFGNAFCDPLTAQKDTAAAGAVATPATDDGPSRERPASPRPVPGPRTSPSGPKHVRLVVASGTQEDLSGLREDTTPYGDRQHDWAPYAPDHPEPVLMYAVEVASELRLMPHPEEFDGEVAQLLDKVEADNELAVIILDPWTIGLRDRQAALGEYDKRLTMNTGMAVPQNASDTETAAHTDALRQQLLSVLGRHAQLREPVFKMSLKTVAAFKDALRQILVELTRQVMMQAPQVRPALRSGPGVSFDSRPFLDGPSEG, translated from the coding sequence ATGGTGCAGCTTTTTCTCAGCTTCTCGGGGGAGGACAACGGCAATGGGCTGGTCAGCGACTTCTTCAACGACCTGTGCACCGAGATCGGTCACATTACCGCCCTCGCGCCGGACAGACTGGGCTACAACTACCTGGACATGCGCAAGGCGATGAGGTGGCGCAGAGAACTCAGTGAGGCACTAGGCTCCTGCAAGGTGTTCATACCGCTCTACTCCCCGCGCTACTTCGCCAGCCCGTTCTGCGGCAAGGAGTGGTGGGCCTTCAGCCGTCGCCAGGCCGACCACATCCTCGGCACGGCCGGCCCCGAACCGGAGATGATCTTTCCGGTCATCTGGGAGGGGGTCTTCGACGGCAGGATGTCCGTCCCCAAGGCCGCCGCGGACATCTGGGCCAAGCAGCCCGACCTCGCCGACCGGTACGCCAAGCGGGGGTTGCGCCAGCTGGTACAGCTCAAGCACAACAAGGAGTACGCCCCCCTCTACCAGGAGATCATCTTCGCTCTGGGTAAGCGGCTGGCCGAGCTCATCGACGACAGCCCGCTGGCGGCCGGCGTGATGTCCGAGGACTTCGACTCCTTCGGCAACGCCTTCTGCGACCCGCTGACCGCGCAGAAGGACACCGCGGCGGCCGGGGCGGTGGCGACCCCGGCCACGGACGACGGTCCGTCGCGGGAGCGGCCGGCCTCCCCGCGCCCCGTGCCGGGTCCCCGCACGTCCCCCTCAGGCCCCAAGCACGTCCGGCTGGTGGTGGCATCGGGCACCCAGGAGGACCTCAGCGGGCTCCGGGAGGACACCACCCCGTATGGCGATCGGCAGCACGACTGGGCCCCCTACGCGCCGGACCACCCCGAGCCGGTCCTCATGTACGCGGTCGAGGTCGCCTCGGAGCTACGGCTCATGCCGCACCCGGAGGAATTCGATGGCGAAGTGGCCCAGTTACTAGACAAGGTGGAGGCCGACAACGAGCTGGCCGTCATCATCCTCGACCCGTGGACCATCGGACTGAGGGACCGTCAGGCCGCGCTGGGCGAGTACGACAAGCGCCTAACCATGAACACCGGGATGGCCGTGCCCCAGAACGCCTCCGACACGGAGACGGCCGCCCATACGGACGCGCTGCGCCAGCAGCTGCTCAGTGTGCTCGGCCGTCACGCGCAGCTGCGTGAGCCGGTGTTCAAGATGTCGCTCAAGACGGTGGCGGCCTTCAAGGACGCGTTACGTCAGATCCTCGTCGAACTCACCCGCCAAGTGATGATGCAAGCGCCCCAGGTGCGCCCTGCCCTGCGCAGTGGTCCGGGCGTGTCGTTCGATTCCAGGCCCTTCCTCGACGGACCCTCGGAGGGATGA